One genomic region from Sulfurimonas sp. encodes:
- a CDS encoding BRO family protein: protein MRVKKNGFFSLIDIVAILTEQENHLTARKYWNKLKERLKNEGNETVTNCHQLKMLAKDGKMRLTDVANTEELLRIIQSIPSKKAEPFKMWLAKVGSERIDEIEDPELAFDRAMKSYLDKGYSKEWVNQRLKSIEVRKELTDEWEQRGVKEGLEFGILTNELTRAWTGKSVKEYKAFKGLKKENLRDNMSNLELVLNMLAEASTTEISKVQKPQGLEQNKKVAKKGGNAAKSARLEIEKETGEAIVNASNSKKLLSKKETKNDK from the coding sequence ATGAGAGTCAAGAAAAATGGTTTTTTTTCTCTTATTGATATAGTAGCTATTTTAACTGAACAAGAAAATCATTTAACGGCAAGAAAGTATTGGAATAAGCTAAAAGAGCGTTTAAAAAATGAAGGAAATGAAACGGTGACAAATTGTCACCAGTTGAAAATGTTAGCTAAAGATGGAAAGATGCGTCTTACTGATGTCGCAAATACAGAAGAACTTTTAAGAATCATTCAATCTATTCCATCAAAAAAAGCTGAACCATTTAAGATGTGGTTAGCCAAAGTTGGAAGCGAAAGAATAGATGAGATAGAAGACCCTGAGTTAGCTTTTGATAGAGCGATGAAAAGCTACTTAGATAAAGGCTACTCAAAAGAGTGGGTAAACCAAAGACTAAAGAGTATAGAAGTTAGAAAAGAGCTAACTGATGAGTGGGAACAAAGAGGGGTAAAAGAGGGTTTAGAGTTTGGCATACTAACAAATGAGCTTACTCGTGCTTGGACTGGAAAAAGCGTTAAAGAATACAAGGCTTTTAAAGGTTTAAAAAAAGAGAACCTAAGAGATAACATGTCTAACTTAGAGTTAGTTTTAAATATGTTAGCAGAAGCTTCAACAACAGAGATTTCAAAGGTACAAAAACCACAAGGCTTAGAACAAAACAAAAAAGTAGCAAAAAAAGGTGGCAATGCTGCCAAATCAGCAAGACTAGAGATAGAAAAAGAAACAGGCGAGGCTATTGTAAATGCTAGTAATTCTAAAAAACTTTTAAGTAAAAAAGAAACTAAGAATGATAAATAA
- a CDS encoding restriction endonuclease subunit S, whose product MINKGSALREGWEIRRLGDVYDVRDGTHDSPRYIEEGYPLITSKNLKQDTLNYNKVKYISHIDYVNINKRSKVDVGDILFAMIGTIGNPIVIKNEPDFAIKNVALFKVSDNQNSHFLKYFLDSEQVIKKMLRDAKGTTQKFVGLGYLRNFEIVLPPLQEQEKIVAILDEAFLAIAKAKENAELNLQNAKELFESYLQGVFENKGEGWEEKTLGELANVKSGGTPSRSKKEYWEGNIAWYSSGELNELFTVKPKRYINNLAIKNSTAKLFPQGSLLIGMYDTAALKMSIIDRDATFNQAIAGVHPNKDIDLIFILNSINSIKPEILSLRRGVRQKNLNLTKIKNIPIFLPIIKTQQKIVKKLNTLQEQTKKLESIYTKKLQDLEELKKSILQKAFNGELT is encoded by the coding sequence ATGATAAATAAGGGTAGTGCTTTGAGAGAGGGGTGGGAAATTCGGAGGCTTGGCGATGTATATGATGTAAGAGATGGAACGCACGATTCTCCTAGATACATAGAAGAAGGTTATCCTTTAATTACATCAAAAAATCTAAAACAGGACACTTTAAATTATAATAAAGTTAAATATATTTCACATATTGATTATGTAAATATCAACAAAAGAAGTAAAGTTGATGTAGGTGATATTTTATTTGCTATGATTGGGACAATTGGTAATCCTATTGTCATTAAAAATGAACCTGATTTTGCCATAAAAAATGTAGCTCTCTTTAAAGTTTCCGATAATCAAAATAGTCATTTTTTAAAATATTTTTTAGACTCTGAGCAAGTAATAAAGAAAATGCTTAGAGATGCGAAAGGAACAACCCAAAAATTTGTGGGACTAGGATATCTAAGAAATTTTGAGATTGTACTCCCTCCTCTCCAAGAACAAGAAAAAATAGTAGCTATTTTAGATGAGGCTTTTTTGGCGATAGCTAAGGCAAAAGAAAATGCAGAGTTAAACTTACAAAACGCAAAAGAGCTTTTTGAATCTTATTTGCAAGGTGTTTTTGAGAATAAAGGTGAGGGGTGGGAAGAGAAAACTTTAGGTGAATTAGCTAATGTAAAAAGTGGAGGAACTCCATCTCGTTCAAAAAAAGAATATTGGGAAGGAAATATAGCCTGGTATTCATCTGGCGAATTAAATGAACTATTTACAGTAAAACCTAAAAGATATATAAATAATTTAGCTATTAAAAATTCAACTGCTAAACTATTTCCACAAGGCTCATTACTGATAGGAATGTATGATACAGCTGCATTAAAAATGTCAATAATTGATAGAGATGCAACATTTAATCAAGCAATTGCAGGAGTACACCCAAATAAAGATATAGACTTAATATTTATTTTAAATTCTATTAACTCTATTAAACCAGAAATTTTAAGTCTTAGAAGAGGTGTTCGTCAAAAAAACCTAAATTTAACAAAAATAAAAAATATTCCAATTTTCCTACCAATAATCAAAACCCAACAAAAAATAGTAAAAAAACTAAACACCCTCCAAGAACAAACAAAAAAACTAGAATCCATCTACACCAAAAAACTACAAGACCTAGAAGAATTAAAAAAATCCATCTTGCAAAAAGCCTTTAATGGAGAACTAACATGA
- a CDS encoding N-6 DNA methylase, translated as MFEQTFKNIDDILHKDAGCGSELDYVEQTSWVLFLKYLDDLEKDKLTACELMGTTYTNIIKSEFQWKTWAAPKLSNGKIDHDALTGDDLSDFINNELFPYFKKFKANAASANTIEYKIGEIFSELKNRIQSGYNLREVVNHIDELRFQTHIQKHEMSHLYEGKIKNMGNAGRNGGEYYTPRPLIKTIIKVVHPKIGNTIYDGAVGSAGFLVEAFAYLSESKKLSTSDITTLQKNTFYGKEKKSLAYIIGIMNMILHGVEAPNIIHTNTLAENLSDIQEKDRYDVVLANPPFGGKERAEVQQNFPIKTGETASLFLQHFIKILRAGGKAGVVIKNTFLSNTDNASIALRKELLTSCNLHTVLDLPAGTFTGAGVKTVVLFFDKGLSTKKVWFYSLNLDRNLGKTNPLNAKDLAEFVELQKTKADSENSWTLKLKDIDKTTYDLSAKNPNTPEEAPLRKPKEILKAMAELDKESENILKTIKGLV; from the coding sequence ATGTTTGAACAAACTTTTAAAAATATAGACGATATTCTCCACAAAGATGCAGGGTGTGGAAGTGAGCTTGATTATGTAGAACAAACCTCTTGGGTCTTATTTTTAAAGTACCTTGATGATTTAGAAAAAGATAAACTAACAGCTTGTGAACTTATGGGAACAACTTACACAAATATTATAAAATCTGAGTTTCAATGGAAAACTTGGGCTGCTCCAAAACTATCAAATGGAAAAATCGACCATGATGCTTTAACTGGTGATGATTTATCTGACTTTATAAACAATGAGCTGTTTCCTTACTTTAAAAAGTTTAAAGCAAATGCTGCAAGTGCCAACACTATTGAGTACAAAATCGGTGAAATATTTAGTGAGTTAAAAAACAGAATCCAAAGTGGTTATAATTTGCGTGAAGTAGTAAACCACATTGACGAACTTCGTTTTCAAACACATATACAAAAGCATGAGATGAGCCATCTTTATGAAGGTAAAATCAAAAACATGGGAAATGCAGGGCGAAATGGAGGAGAATATTACACTCCACGACCTCTCATAAAAACCATCATAAAAGTTGTACATCCTAAGATAGGAAATACTATCTATGACGGAGCGGTAGGTTCAGCAGGTTTTTTGGTTGAGGCTTTTGCATACCTAAGTGAAAGTAAAAAACTATCTACTTCAGACATTACAACTTTACAAAAAAACACTTTTTATGGAAAAGAAAAAAAGTCACTAGCTTATATTATCGGCATTATGAATATGATACTCCATGGTGTTGAAGCTCCAAACATCATACATACAAATACTTTAGCCGAAAATTTATCAGACATACAAGAAAAAGACCGTTATGATGTTGTTTTAGCAAATCCACCTTTTGGCGGAAAAGAAAGAGCAGAAGTTCAGCAAAACTTTCCCATAAAAACGGGAGAAACTGCATCTCTATTTTTACAGCATTTCATCAAAATACTTCGAGCGGGAGGCAAGGCAGGTGTAGTTATAAAAAATACTTTTTTAAGTAACACAGACAATGCATCTATAGCCTTAAGAAAAGAGCTTTTAACATCTTGTAATTTGCATACAGTTTTAGACTTACCCGCAGGTACTTTTACAGGTGCAGGTGTTAAAACGGTCGTTCTCTTTTTTGATAAAGGTCTTAGCACAAAAAAAGTTTGGTTTTACTCTCTTAACCTTGATAGAAACCTAGGAAAAACAAACCCTCTAAATGCAAAAGATTTAGCAGAGTTTGTAGAGTTACAAAAAACGAAAGCTGATAGTGAAAACTCTTGGACTTTAAAACTAAAAGATATAGATAAAACTACTTATGATTTGAGTGCTAAAAATCCAAATACTCCAGAAGAAGCACCTCTAAGAAAACCAAAAGAGATTTTAAAAGCTATGGCGGAGTTAGATAAAGAGAGTGAAAATATTCTTAAAACTATTAAAGGCTTAGTGTGA